A segment of the Lycium barbarum isolate Lr01 chromosome 7, ASM1917538v2, whole genome shotgun sequence genome:
TAAGGCAAGGAAGGGTAATGGCAAGGCACATCAGTGAAGGAGTGATGTACCAACTGGAACTTGGTGTATTTTGGTGAAAACTTTAAAACTTTCATTGATGTAATTAGTGTCATTGATGGCACAAACTTATGTTGCATGGTTTAGTAGTTGATTGTGGCAATGGGATGTCCTTTTATCACTTTTTGTTGCATCTTTTTGGGGTTATAACATGACATCCCTCATGTAATGAACAAACTTTTAGATTTGCTGCCCAATTAATatatgaagttgttagtataatgCTTTTTCCTTCTATTTTGGTTCAGTTTGATTCAGTTGGTTGTTGATCTGGTTCAAGTATACTACTGATTTGTTTTGGTTTAGtgtcctattctggttcagttgGTGATCTGGTTTGGTTCAGTTTTGCTGCTGATCTGGTTCAAGTATACTACTGTTCCATTTCGATCTTGATTGCACAAAATGGACAAGAGTCCATATGCATTAAATCTGCAATGTTACCAGAGTGATTTTATTAACTTATTTATGGCCATTTGCTTATTTTCGTATCTTGTTGCAGTTTGTAGATGTGGGAACTATACCTCAGTTGTATCTTTCTTTTGGTCCTAAACTATTCTTGTCATCACTTAGCACAGACTATTTTTGTCATCACAAAAAAAGATTCAGTGTGATGTGTGTGAGAAAGCTCAAGCTAATGTGATATTGATGAGTCAACTTTGTATGCAAAATGTGATATTGAAGTTCATGCTGCTAATAAATTGGCTAAGCACCAGAGGCTTCATcttatttttgtattttatagGGACAGTGTTCATGGAATAATTTGTTCTAGTCTAGATGCCAAGCTTCTCTTTTCAAAATCTCATAGTTATGAACAATTTTGATAGTCTTCATGTTCTCAGGCCAAGGTATGTGAGAATGACTGTCATGAGGATTGGCCAAAACTTGCTTTACTTTCATCTCTCCGTGAATATGTCTACTGATTTGCTTAAAAATGTTTTAAACCACCTTGCTACGACCATGTTCTACAAACATACGAGGTAGTTAAAGCAAGCATGCTACTGGAAATGTTCAGGCAAAAGACATAAGTTGCACTTGACATTGAGAGAGTCCATATGCATTAAAATTGAAAAGTTCAAAAAAGGGGGATAAGAGAAAAGTTCAACGAAACCATATGCATTAAAATTGAAAGAGTTCCACATCCATACATTACAAACAAGGACCTTACAAACATTACATCCAAATTACTACATTCACCACACCTCCAAGAGAAAACAACCATCGGTTCTTAAACTACTACACATACATATTAGCTTCATCAAAAACTAACAACACACACTACATCTCGAATTCACTTTATCATCAATGCGACCAAAATCCCAACAAAAAGAATCCATGAAATCATAAGATTGAATTTCACAATAGAATACTTCTCCTCAAATGTCCTAGCTTTGTTCGTTGCCTCCAAGGTAGCAACCACTTCCGACAAATaatccctttcattcttcaaattGTCATGTTCACTCTTCAAATTGATCATTTCAATCTTCAAATTTTCCTTTTCAATCTTCAAATTTTCCCGTTCAATCTTGACATATTTCAACAACTCCTCTAAATTTCGTATGTAAGCTTTCTCCGGTAAAGCTTGGTCTTCCCATTCCCAATATCTGCATCAGGAATGCTGTCGACAACAATCAAAATTAGATTAGCAACAATACAAAAAAAAGGAACTTTTAAATTGACACACATCTGGACGAGGACATCTGAAAAATCTTCTTCCCGGATTAGCGGGAGTGGTGGATATCATATTTTTTTGCAACCAAACCACAATTGCACGTTCTTTGTGACGAACAACTATTTTGCGACATTTTGCAAAGTTATGGGGTAGCTTTAATGCCGAAATTATATTTTCTATTCGTAAATCTAGTGCCCCTGCTAAAGGTTCTCTTAGATGATGATGGAATAGTGGAGTGATAGCGGAATTAATAGAAGAACAAGTAAAGAAACATAAAAAAGAAATAGATGAAGGTGCAGAAATAGTAGTTTGACACAATTGAATTTAATAGACGATAAATTGCAAATAAATCGAATAATAACTTAGGAACCATTTATGAAAAACCCTAACTCATCAAAACTTCAAAAACTTACAACAAATGAAGAGAAATACACATAATAGAAGTTGGGTAGTTAAGAATCATACCTTTATAGCGTTCTAATAGGGCAAATCGGAGGAACCTTAATAGAAAGATGTGAACCGTcactttttttctctctctaatgttctctCTCTCTGTAATGTTGGTGAAATGGATTTGAACGTTTAAGTCTTGTTTGGTGGACTAAggtgttattattttatttgggtcCGGATAAGTTTGGGTCGGGTCAAAAAACGTTTTTTTGGGGAGGAAGGGATATTTCTATTAACAGAGGAGTATGTTTGAAAAGTTTCATAATGGGAAGGGTATTTTtaacccaaaataagttcggagaatatttttagctctttttccaaaatagaggtatattttttacccttttccctattAATAATATTGTTAAGGAGAAGGCAACAAATACAAGTTAGAATGATGCGTTACCTCTTCCCCCTTAGGGACCCAGTGATTGGAACGTAAATCAAGCACATCACGAACCATAAACCTTAGCCGTGGATACAACTGAGGGTTTGTTGATAGTTCTTTCAACCGGTTAAAGTACACATCGTTGATGCGCCTTGTATTTTGATTCTCATCAAGCTGCTTGCCGATGGTGTTGAAAAACTGACAAACGGCTTCAATATTCTTTTCTTCTGGACAACTTTTAGGATCTTGTCCTAATAGTTCCTGTGAACAAAACCAGCAAAGACAATCATTAGTACAGTTTAACGCATTGAAGAAACAAAAAGACCTAAGGAAAAGGAAGCAATTAACAACCTGAACAATGAGATGAACAATCCTTTCAGTGACTATCTTTTGCTTCCAAAGCTCTCCAATAAGCTTAATATTGCCAAGCGTGCGAATTTTGATCAGCCATTCTTTGTCCCTACATTCCGACTCCTGCTCAGGGCCTGTCATTCGCCTCGCCTCTTCTCGCAGTTTGTCAGCACCTTCAAATAGCTCCTGACAGTTATTCAATAGAATATGCCGGAACGTCTTTTTGCCACCATGTTTATCACAAGGAAATGGAGGCAGCTTTTCATTGAGATCAGAACACAGCTGGGCATACATCGGGCAAAATGTTGGTTCCAGAATAGCCTTGTCAAATATCAAGGAGACAACAGCCTGGAGTGAAGAGAAAAGCACGTCAAATCTCCAAGGACAAggaaaatttgaaaaagaaaataccAAAGAGAGATGTATCCCTGATAAGGGAGGACAGACCTCTAGGGTGTCTACACTATTTATCCCTGATTCTAGCAGTTGACCTTTGAGGAGATCAAATTTCTTCATAGTTGGCTGGTTGAGTATACTGCAAATCTAAATCAGTTAGTAGcttcaatacaacaacaacatacccagtgaaatccggGTCAAGggaaggtagagtgtacgcagatcttatcCCTAACTTAGGAGGTAGAGTGGTTCTTTCCGGTAGTATCTTCAATTAATGCCGTAATAGAATTACCATTACTCTAATAATAGAAATTCTGAAAACAACAACTACATGATCCTTACTTaatcacacacatacacacaaaGAGAGACAGGATTTCATTCATACTAACACCCAGACTAAGAATGTATCAACATGATAGCTCCATCAGCGAGGATAAAGCTC
Coding sequences within it:
- the LOC132602921 gene encoding eukaryotic translation initiation factor-like; amino-acid sequence: MKKFDLLKGQLLESGINSVDTLEAVVSLIFDKAILEPTFCPMYAQLCSDLNEKLPPFPCDKHGGKKTFRHILLNNCQELFEGADKLREEARRMTGPEQESECRDKEWLIKIRTLGNIKLIGELWKQKIVTERIVHLIVQELLGQDPKSCPEEKNIEAVCQFFNTIGKQLDENQNTRRINDVYFNRLKELSTNPQLYPRLRFMVRDVLDLRSNHWVPKGEEHS